In the genome of Dermacentor silvarum isolate Dsil-2018 chromosome 1, BIME_Dsil_1.4, whole genome shotgun sequence, one region contains:
- the LOC125946810 gene encoding uncharacterized protein LOC125946810, which yields MDSEFSCVDCGKKFNGPIPYMGPLRSSKHLEKATQAIQGEYARGRSDLVDGSCLVPKRGMPIMCHLCNVPLNSPALLEIHNKGKSHVRKLKNEEFRRQIAAAVDAGPSQAGPSFACTQTSRATPSASTSSSRSTTEQAAPDPSCSLYGIALFMSLKRKALHMSTWDHLINVREDTADATGFPGQ from the exons ATGGATTCAGAGTTCTCGTGCGTGGACTGCGGCAAGAAGTTCAACGGTCCTATACCCTACATGGGCCCCCTGCGCAGTTCGAAGCACCTGGAGAAGGCCACCCAGGCGATACAAGGCGAGTATGCACGTGGCAGGAGCGACTTGGTTGACGGAAGCTGCCTGGTGCCGAAGCGTGGCATGCCCATCATGTGCCACCTATGCAACGTGCCATTGAACTCCCCAGCTCTATTGGAAATCCACAACAAG GGCAAGAGTCACGTGCGGAAGCTCAAGAACGAAGAGTTCCGGCGTCAAATCGCGGCCGCAGTAGATGCGGGACCCTCGCAGGCCGGACCGTCGTTTGCTTGCACGCAAACTTCGCGGGCCACTCCTTCCGCATCCACTTCGTCGAGCCGGTCGACGACTGAGCAGGCAGCTCCGGACCCGTCCTGCAGCCTTTACGGCATTGCGCTCTTCATGAGCTTGAAGCGCAAGGCTCTCCACATGAGCACCTGGGACCACCTCATCAACGTCCGCGAGGACACCGCTGATGCCACTGGATTCCCCGGTCAGTGA